One Edaphobacter flagellatus genomic region harbors:
- a CDS encoding HU family DNA-binding protein → MTKADLVDKVTAIGDLTRRDGEVIVDTLFESVIGALKAGDKIEIRGFGSFRTRQRNARTGRNPKTGAKVDVPAKRVPFFKPSKELRDLVNPNGAKSAPIDSHHPPAM, encoded by the coding sequence ATGACCAAAGCAGATCTTGTCGATAAAGTAACGGCTATCGGCGACTTAACCCGACGCGACGGCGAAGTGATCGTCGATACCCTCTTCGAATCCGTCATCGGTGCTTTGAAGGCGGGTGACAAAATCGAAATTCGCGGCTTCGGCAGTTTTCGGACGCGTCAGCGTAACGCTCGCACCGGCCGCAACCCGAAGACAGGCGCCAAGGTCGATGTTCCGGCCAAGCGCGTTCCCTTCTTCAAGCCATCCAAAGAGCTTCGTGATCTGGTCAACCCTAATGGCGCTAAATCTGCGCCCATCGATTCGCACCATCCTCCTGCCATGTAA
- the sppA gene encoding signal peptide peptidase SppA, with protein sequence MPDEFDQPTPPPPPPPQQPSSPYTGGYAAPRSAYATGYYPAAYRQAPLRQRSPWFYVAVIGGSFAAICLVMSLVVWFTMRSAAGGNAAGLGLGSQIAVIDIEGVILSPDTVNAQLRKFGDDSSIKAIILHINSPGGGAAASQEIYHEVLRIRKEKHKKIVASVESVGASGAYYIASACDRIYANEASVVGSIGVIMEWMNYGDLLKWAKLKNITITAGELKDAGDPSRDLTPKEQAYFQSLVDNMYGQFVHDVAMGRHTTDEKIKPLATGQVWTGQQSLGLGLIDRVGGFRTALIETARDVGISGEPSIVKPNKNKRGLLTVLTDDGEDLFPNPGQLLNRAPGFYFVWK encoded by the coding sequence ATGCCGGACGAGTTCGATCAGCCTACCCCGCCACCGCCTCCCCCTCCTCAGCAACCGTCATCGCCCTACACCGGAGGCTATGCAGCACCCCGTTCTGCATACGCAACCGGATATTACCCGGCTGCATATCGTCAGGCCCCTCTCCGGCAGAGGTCGCCCTGGTTCTATGTGGCGGTTATCGGCGGATCATTTGCGGCAATCTGTCTCGTGATGAGCCTTGTGGTCTGGTTCACCATGCGTTCTGCTGCTGGCGGTAACGCAGCAGGTCTCGGACTCGGCAGCCAGATCGCTGTCATCGACATTGAAGGCGTCATCCTCTCTCCCGACACCGTCAACGCACAGCTCCGTAAGTTTGGCGACGACTCTTCTATCAAAGCGATCATCCTGCACATCAACTCACCCGGTGGAGGTGCCGCCGCCTCGCAGGAGATCTACCACGAGGTTCTCCGCATCCGGAAAGAGAAGCACAAGAAGATTGTCGCCTCGGTTGAAAGCGTCGGTGCTTCCGGCGCCTACTATATTGCCAGCGCCTGCGACCGTATCTACGCCAACGAGGCCTCCGTCGTCGGCTCCATCGGCGTCATCATGGAGTGGATGAACTATGGTGACCTGCTGAAGTGGGCCAAACTGAAGAACATCACGATCACCGCCGGTGAGCTGAAAGACGCAGGCGACCCCAGCCGCGACCTTACTCCGAAGGAACAGGCTTACTTCCAGTCGCTGGTCGATAACATGTACGGACAGTTCGTTCACGACGTTGCCATGGGGCGCCACACTACCGACGAAAAGATCAAGCCGCTGGCCACGGGCCAGGTATGGACCGGGCAACAGTCCCTGGGGCTCGGGCTGATCGACCGGGTTGGCGGCTTCCGCACAGCCCTGATCGAAACTGCGCGCGATGTTGGCATCTCAGGTGAGCCTTCCATTGTGAAGCCCAATAAAAACAAGCGCGGCCTCCTGACCGTCCTGACCGATGATGGTGAGGATCTGTTTCCAAACCCTGGTCAGTTGCTCAACCGCGCTCCGGGCTTCTATTTTGTCTGGAAGTAG
- a CDS encoding dolichyl-phosphate beta-glucosyltransferase — protein sequence MAHPQLSIVIPAYNESARIEDALERVMSCIAEKGWDAEVLVVDDGSKDNTAAIVERWMAEYPRLNLIQNPGNRGKGYSVRNGLLQAAGEIVMFTDADLSAPMEEAERLIAAIHDGADVAIGSRWLDRAKQTIHQPLYRQFFGRCFNWITRTVMGLPFRDTQCGFKAFRRPAAQVIFRLQTIERWGFDPEILFIARKLKYDIREVPVTWGHDERSRISYLKDGMKMLEEMAKIRANSLAGRYDEAIAAMRDTSKMVTRPVEVTKPAARAGMSTK from the coding sequence ATGGCTCATCCACAACTGAGCATTGTAATTCCGGCGTATAACGAGAGCGCCCGCATCGAAGATGCTCTTGAGCGCGTGATGTCGTGCATCGCCGAAAAGGGGTGGGATGCCGAGGTTCTCGTCGTCGATGATGGGTCGAAGGACAATACTGCAGCGATTGTAGAGCGGTGGATGGCTGAGTATCCCCGGCTCAACCTGATCCAGAATCCGGGAAACCGCGGCAAAGGCTATTCGGTTCGCAATGGCTTGTTGCAGGCAGCCGGCGAGATTGTGATGTTCACCGATGCAGATCTTTCGGCCCCGATGGAAGAAGCCGAGCGGCTAATCGCTGCGATTCATGACGGCGCTGATGTTGCCATTGGTTCGCGCTGGCTGGATCGGGCGAAGCAGACAATACATCAGCCGCTTTACCGGCAGTTCTTCGGCCGATGCTTCAACTGGATTACGCGCACGGTGATGGGGCTTCCGTTCCGCGACACGCAGTGCGGCTTCAAGGCATTCCGCCGTCCCGCTGCTCAAGTGATCTTCCGCCTGCAGACGATCGAGCGCTGGGGCTTCGATCCCGAGATTCTTTTTATTGCCCGTAAACTGAAGTACGACATCCGTGAGGTTCCGGTGACGTGGGGCCATGACGAGCGGTCACGTATCAGCTATCTGAAGGATGGCATGAAGATGCTGGAGGAGATGGCGAAGATTCGCGCGAACTCTCTCGCTGGCCGCTATGATGAGGCGATTGCGGCGATGCGCGATACCAGCAAAATGGTGACTCGCCCGGTTGAGGTCACGAAACCTGCGGCGAGAGCTGGAATGTCGACGAAGTAG
- a CDS encoding proline dehydrogenase family protein yields MLRSFFIALSQNRSLRSFSERSTVGRKMSSRFVAGMSVDDALAACERVNREGIAVTLDALGESVTTEAEAQRSAAVYHEMLDAIAARKLNANVSLKLTQMGMDFDPALAEKIVGELVEHAAQADSFVRIDMEGSPYTEATIAMTERLHARPGMQGRVGTVLQAYLFRTAGDADRLLQQGIRIRLCKGAYKEPPEIAFPLKSDVDENYVKLAQRLMTSGVFCGMATHDEAIVERLLAFVRTQGVPKSAFEFQMLYGIRRDLQRRLAKQGFGVRVYVPFGPEWYPYFMRRLAERPANVLFLMKNFLKS; encoded by the coding sequence TTGCTTCGATCATTTTTTATTGCTCTCTCGCAGAACAGATCATTGAGGTCGTTTTCCGAGCGCTCCACTGTAGGGCGCAAGATGTCGAGCCGCTTTGTTGCGGGCATGTCCGTTGACGATGCGCTTGCGGCGTGTGAGCGCGTGAATCGAGAAGGTATTGCGGTGACGCTGGACGCGCTGGGCGAGAGCGTGACGACAGAGGCTGAAGCGCAGCGTTCGGCGGCGGTTTATCACGAGATGCTGGATGCGATCGCGGCGCGGAAGCTGAATGCCAATGTGAGCCTAAAATTGACGCAGATGGGCATGGATTTCGACCCGGCGCTGGCGGAGAAGATTGTTGGCGAGCTGGTGGAGCATGCTGCGCAGGCGGATTCGTTTGTGCGCATCGACATGGAAGGCTCGCCTTATACCGAAGCGACGATTGCGATGACGGAGCGGCTTCATGCCCGGCCGGGAATGCAGGGCCGTGTGGGAACGGTGCTGCAGGCTTATCTGTTTCGTACGGCGGGCGATGCGGATCGATTGTTGCAGCAGGGAATCCGCATACGGCTTTGCAAGGGAGCTTACAAAGAGCCACCGGAGATTGCATTTCCTTTGAAATCAGACGTGGATGAGAACTATGTGAAGCTTGCGCAGCGTTTGATGACCTCAGGCGTCTTCTGCGGGATGGCGACGCATGACGAAGCGATCGTCGAAAGATTGCTGGCCTTTGTGCGGACGCAGGGGGTGCCGAAGAGCGCGTTTGAGTTCCAAATGCTCTACGGGATACGACGCGACCTGCAGCGGCGGCTGGCCAAGCAGGGATTCGGCGTTCGCGTGTATGTGCCGTTCGGACCGGAGTGGTATCCGTATTTCATGCGGCGGCTGGCGGAGCGGCCGGCAAATGTGCTCTTCCTGATGAAGAACTTCCTGAAGAGCTAG
- a CDS encoding TlpA disulfide reductase family protein, which translates to MNPFFGKLLAGSLLLSASSLVFAAGSVPITGTWEGAATVRGQQVPLRLHISGSLSNLKAALINGTEQAPASAATFKDGKLLVTFNYFARSLEATFDGSQLSGTFGLISPGTPAHPNAPRVPVSLHPAAASTTPASGPDIHGDWEIAVSSSKGESAWQLRINPTKQPTVVHAVIQRIDGDTGSLYGSWDGHQYLISHFNAAGPALYSLVPQQDGTLLVSNLLAPESQKAQARDLVARRPSDARKQNLSAPTDSTQQTRVKDPSVPFAFSFPDLSGHQVSNTDPEFTGKVVIVAIGGSWCPNCHDEAPFLESLYKKFHTRGLEIVNLSFEEEDQLQNPTRLRAFIQRYGLTYPVLIAGTPDQLNEKVPQGDHLNCWPTSFILGRDGRVKEVHAGFAGPANPAGHQALENEVTETIEKLLALPPATQKASN; encoded by the coding sequence ATGAACCCCTTTTTTGGGAAGCTTCTTGCTGGATCGCTCCTGCTCTCCGCCTCGTCCCTCGTCTTCGCCGCAGGCTCTGTGCCTATCACTGGAACCTGGGAAGGCGCGGCCACCGTCCGCGGACAACAGGTCCCTCTCCGCCTCCATATCTCCGGCTCACTCTCCAACCTGAAGGCGGCCCTGATCAACGGCACCGAACAAGCTCCTGCCTCTGCCGCCACATTCAAGGACGGCAAACTCCTCGTGACCTTCAACTACTTTGCTCGCTCCCTCGAGGCCACCTTCGACGGCAGCCAGCTCTCCGGCACCTTCGGCCTCATCTCGCCCGGAACCCCCGCCCACCCCAATGCGCCGCGAGTCCCCGTCTCACTTCACCCCGCTGCAGCCTCCACCACTCCAGCCTCTGGCCCCGACATCCACGGCGATTGGGAGATCGCCGTCTCCAGCTCCAAGGGCGAATCCGCCTGGCAACTCCGCATCAACCCAACCAAACAGCCCACGGTCGTTCATGCCGTCATCCAGCGCATCGATGGAGATACCGGCTCTCTCTACGGCTCATGGGATGGCCATCAATATCTGATCAGCCACTTCAACGCAGCAGGTCCGGCTCTCTACTCACTCGTCCCACAGCAGGATGGCACTCTGCTCGTCTCCAACCTCCTCGCGCCCGAATCGCAGAAGGCCCAGGCCCGCGACCTCGTCGCCCGCCGTCCCTCCGATGCGCGCAAGCAGAACCTCTCCGCCCCCACCGACTCCACCCAGCAAACTCGCGTCAAGGATCCCTCCGTCCCCTTCGCCTTCAGCTTTCCCGATCTCTCCGGCCATCAGGTCTCCAACACCGATCCTGAATTCACGGGCAAGGTCGTCATCGTCGCCATCGGCGGCTCCTGGTGCCCCAACTGCCACGACGAGGCTCCCTTCCTCGAAAGCCTCTACAAGAAGTTCCACACCCGCGGCCTTGAGATCGTCAACCTCAGCTTCGAAGAAGAAGACCAGCTCCAGAATCCTACTCGTCTCCGGGCCTTCATTCAGCGATACGGCCTCACCTATCCGGTCCTCATCGCCGGAACCCCGGATCAGCTCAACGAGAAAGTTCCTCAAGGAGACCACCTTAATTGCTGGCCAACCTCCTTTATCCTCGGTCGCGACGGCCGGGTGAAAGAGGTCCATGCCGGATTCGCAGGACCGGCTAACCCCGCCGGCCACCAGGCTCTCGAGAACGAGGTCACAGAAACCATCGAAAAACTACTGGCCCTGCCGCCTGCAACCCAAAAAGCCTCCAACTAA
- a CDS encoding DUF3106 domain-containing protein yields MASNHTIRHAFPTALVVCVSVFFSTAVFAQPGQKGGVSRSAPPVMRMQGGNNHPAPAPNNRPAQNANHPGQNHLPQWMENHRNLTPEQQQKALEKEPGFHDLPNETQQRLRDRLTQLNNMPPEQRQRLLERNEAMTRLTAPQRQQVRGAMQQFSSLPPDRRRLVGKAFRDLREMPEPQRQAILSSDRFRGQFSDQERGTLSSLLAVEPYIPVQKSADNQEAGK; encoded by the coding sequence ATGGCCTCCAACCATACAATCCGTCATGCCTTTCCAACGGCCCTGGTGGTTTGCGTGTCTGTGTTTTTCTCCACTGCGGTCTTCGCCCAACCCGGTCAAAAAGGCGGTGTTTCCAGAAGCGCGCCTCCGGTCATGCGTATGCAGGGTGGCAATAATCATCCTGCACCAGCGCCCAACAATCGTCCTGCACAGAACGCCAATCATCCTGGCCAGAACCATCTTCCTCAATGGATGGAGAACCATCGCAATCTGACTCCCGAGCAGCAGCAAAAAGCTCTCGAGAAAGAGCCTGGTTTCCATGATCTTCCCAATGAGACGCAGCAGCGTCTGCGCGATCGTCTGACCCAGCTCAACAACATGCCGCCCGAACAACGGCAGCGTCTGCTTGAGCGCAACGAAGCCATGACGCGTCTCACCGCTCCGCAGCGGCAGCAGGTTCGTGGAGCGATGCAGCAGTTCAGCAGCCTTCCACCCGATCGGCGCCGGCTTGTCGGCAAGGCCTTCCGCGACCTTCGCGAGATGCCCGAGCCCCAGCGGCAGGCCATTCTCTCCTCCGACCGCTTCCGCGGCCAGTTCTCCGATCAGGAGCGCGGAACGCTCTCCAGCCTCCTTGCCGTTGAGCCGTATATCCCGGTTCAGAAGTCCGCCGACAACCAGGAAGCCGGCAAATAA